A region from the Rhinoderma darwinii isolate aRhiDar2 chromosome 2, aRhiDar2.hap1, whole genome shotgun sequence genome encodes:
- the GPR45 gene encoding putative G-protein coupled receptor 45 has translation MFVTMSCNSTALGGCTFSSVNVTTVNSDSSFNAFPSPLRILLAIIMVLMIAIAFLGNAIVCLIVYQKPAMRSAINLLLGTLAFSDIMLSLFCMPFTAVTIITGSWHFGSQFCQISAMLYWFFVLEGVAILLIISVDRFLIIVQRQDKLNPHRAKIMIATSWIFSFCISFPSVVGWTLVEVPTRAPQCVLGYTEFSADRAYAVMLVVAVFFIPFSVMLYSYLCILNTVRRNAVRIHNHAESLCLSQVSKLGLMGLQRPHQLNVDMSFKTRAFTTILILFIGFSLCWLPHSVFSLLSVFSRTFYYSSSFYVISTCILWLSYLKSVFNPVIYCWRIKKFREACMEFMPKTFKILPKLPGRTRRRIRPSTIYVCSEHQSSL, from the coding sequence ATGTTTGTAACAATGAGCTGCAATAGCACAGCTCTCGGCGGCTGCACTTTTTCCAGTGTAAATGTGACAACAGTGAACTCAGACTCCAGTTTTAATGCATTTCCGTCCCCACTCAGGATATTGTTGGCAATAATAATGGTATTAATGATTGCCATTGCTTTTTTGGGCAATGCCATTGTTTGCCTTATTGTCTATCAAAAGCCAGCCATGCGTTCCGCAATCAACCTTCTTCTTGGAACACTTGCATTCTCTGACATCATGCTGTCGCTGTTCTGTATGCCTTTTACTGCAGTTACAATTATTACCGGGAGCTGGCACTTTGGTTCTCAGTTTTGCCAGATATCAGCCATGCTCTACTGGTTCTTCGTGTTAGAAGGGGTTGCCATATTACTTATTATCAGTGTTGATCGTTTCCTGATTATTGTTCAGAGACAGGATAAACTAAACCCACACCGTGCCAAAATAATGATTGCCACCTCTTGGATATTTTCTTTTTGCATTTCATTTCCGTCTGTTGTAGGTTGGACATTGGTTGAAGTTCCAACACGAGCGCCACAATGTGTTTTAGGATATACTGAATTTTCGGCTGATAGGGCATATGCAGTAATGCTAGTGGTGGCAGTGTTCTTCATCCCTTTTAGTGTAATGCTATACTCTTATCTATGCATCCTAAACACAGTGAGGCGAAATGCTGTCAGAATTCATAACCATGCGGAGAGCTTATGTCTCAGCCAAGTAAGCAAATTAGGGTTGATGGGGTTACAGAGGCCTCATCAATTGAACGTGGACATGAGTTTCAAGACCAGAGCCTTCACTACCATATTGATTCTGTTTATTGGATTCTCCCTTTGCTGGCTTCCACATTCTGTGTTCAGTCTACTGTCTGTCTTCAGTAGGACTTTCTACTATAGTTCCTCCTTTTATGTTATCAGTACTTGCATTTTGTGGCTCAGTTACCTCAAATCTGTGTTCAACCCTGTCATATACTGCTGGAGGATAAAGAAGTTTCGTGAAGCATGCATGGAATTTATGCCCAAAACATTTAAGATCCTTCCCAAACTTCCTGGGAGGACAAGGAGAAGAATACGTCCTAGTACCATCTATGTTTGTAGTGAACATCAATCATCCCTCTAG